The DNA region TTCCCAGGAGGATATGATTAGATTGTTTGAATAATTCTGCAGGCTGGCACAGAACAGAAACCCACTAATTAAGGATAAGCAGGAACTGTGCCTGGGTTCCTTGGATTCGGAGAGTTGTTTGGCTAGGGGACTTAACCACAAGAGCAGAGATGGGAACTTGTGGTTAGACCACTCGAGGCCCTCCTGATTTTACCGAATGTCAAGGCAGCACATAATATTGGGCCTTAATTTTAGGCCATACACCACATTGCTCCATAAAGAGGCAGGAGCCTTTTGTTCGGGCTCCTGGGCAGTGAAATGATTCCCCATCTGTGCTCATCCAGTGCTGTTCCATGGGGAAAAGTGAAATACTGGAGagccagtatcttttttttttttttttaccacttactTGCACTGTCACAGTAAgtgaataaaattaagaaataaagacTTGATTGTTGCTTTGCATTTGGCTCATTGTCCTAACTGATCTCTTCAACACCTAATTGTTCAGCAGGAATTAAGTAAATTACCAAGTTCCTGGCAGTTTACTGGATTCATGCCTTAATTTTAATGCTCATGATTCTTGCTCTGGGTCAGCATGTTTAAAGATTTTGGAGGAGGTTCACCTGTAATTTCTCAAACTCACTGTAATGAAAAATGCATATTCCTACTGCCAACAGCTGATTGTTGTTAAGATGGATATCTGATTtataaagtatattttataaattaatataGTGACTTGTAGTCAGATTATATTGTGTATATTCGTgtgacatattttatttaacgTGGGCCAATTGAAGAAAACTGAACACTTGCTCTCCTCAGTTGTTCTGTCTTATCCTGAGGGCCCTGATCTTTATCAACTTAATAGGTTACTTGACCACTTTGGATAAAGTTACTGATTTGTTGTGAGTTCCTTGGTCTAGTGTTGTGTGAGGAAGTATGCTATTAGCAGCATTCATAAACTTTTTTAGCATCTTCCTACAGAAGTTTCACAAAACAACATTTATCCTTACTGTTGTATGTTATGTGTTCCGATatgtctattctgttttattaaataaaaatgctgATCATGATCCATTAAGCTAATTTCAGAATCCATTAATAGGTAGTTCCCTGCAGTTTGAAAAACACAGCAATGGAGCAACTAGTAAAAGATAGTTactcattaaataaattatgatttttttttcctgcttttaattCATATTGCTAAAGAGAGCCACAGTGGGTGTGTCTGTGATTCTGTGTTTAAGGTGTCTTCTAGGAAAAGACAGTAAACAACATATGTGTTGGTATTTGCCAAGTCATCTGGCAAAGGAGCCCTAAGTTTCTGGTAGACTTGTCAACTCTGATCTCAACTAGGAGATACAGTGTTAGAATGAACCAGCTATTacagcattttttgttttaatctctgATTTCTTATTTAAGAGCAATGCAGTAGTTGGGGAAGGATGAGAAGAAAATTGGCTTCTTAGATAAAAGAGGGTAGAGTGTTATGAATGTGCCTGGTAAAATTTTTGTATGTGCCCTATATACAAAGGTGTGTGTATAGGGAGGGCATTTTTATCTTTATGTTATCTGAAACCAAATGATCTTTGTATTGTAGTGCCTCAAAAGTGAACCCAGTCAACTTCCAATTATTTCGCTCTTTGTCTACTTCatcacctccaaaaaaaaaaaaaccaaacctgttgccgtcgagtcgattctgactcatagtgaccctgtaggacagagtaaaactgccccacacggtgtccaaggagtgcctggtggattcgaactaccgaccttttggttagcagccatagctcttaaccactacaccaccagggtttcctcattgccTCAGTACTTGTCTTTTAGGAATtccacaaaaaagtggaaaaaagctTAAAAAGAACTGTAAATTTAGTCAGTATATTATCTCCTAGTTAGAAACCCTAAAACTGCTACTAAGTAGATAGggataaagttttaaaatttaattagtgTTGAGCTAAAATCATACCTTACATTTATATATTGCCTTAACAGTTTTGACATGCATTACTTTCATTGATTCTCAAAACAACCCGATGTGGTGGGCAGGTGCGgaggcattttacagatgagggaatctgtttttttccttcttctagcTGCCAAGATCAAATAGTGGCAAATTCAGCACTAGAACCACGTTCCTGTGGGACATTTTCTCCcagttgtctgtgttttccatgttgGTTTAAAGAAGCAGTAATTAAGAGTAAACAGCGTTAATGGGGCTAAGAAAAtacaattttggtaaatgaaaCATTCCGTTCTCAAATCATATCCCTGGATGCTATAATTCAATGTAAGTACATCttatttttagtattattttaatTCTTATACTTTTTGCCTTTCTAtcccaattatttaaaaaaaaagaaaatgcagttaAATAGAGACAAATCTACTTAACAgtgaactaggaaaattggaaaaaaggTCTACTTAATGTCAAGAAATTCAACTGAGTCTCCTTTTAATATAGCATCTCAATTAATTAGaatcttgcttaaaaactaaGATTtttagagatttctttaaaaagacTCATCATTTCTCTATGTGTGTGAAATTAGTTTTACAATTCTGAAGTATTCTTCTAAAATAGTTATTAACTTACCTTTAGACACAGGAAAAGCCCAGATTCTACTTTACCCGTAACATCTTAGCCTAAAGGAAAACTTTCTTCTTTtcagatgaataaaaaaaaaaaatttaatacctttttatttctaatttttagaCATCTGTGGAGTTTAAGAAAGCCATGGAGCTCATCAGAGTATATCACTGAAGAATATGACGgctgaaaacaattttaaaatgctGAAGATTCAACAGTGTGTAGTAGCCAACAAACTACCCAGGAATAGGCCATATATTTGCAATATTTGCTTCAAGCACTTTGAAACACCATCAAAATTAGCTAGACATTATCTTATTCATACTGGTCAAAAGCCATTTGAATGTGAAGTGTGTCATAAAACTTTTAGGCAGCTGGTTCATCTGGAAAGACATCAATTAACTCATAATCTGccttttaaatgtaatatttgtCAACGGCACTTTAAAAATCTGAAAACATTTGTGAAGCACCAGCAGCTTCACAATGAAACCTTTCAGAATGATGTTAAACAGGTCAGGAGATTGACGGAGGCCAAGCAAGAAAAGCCAGTTTATGGAGTATATCGAACTTTTACCACAGAGGAGAGATGGACGTTACACCCATGCTCTAAACCTGATACCGCATACAACCCTACGAGGAGAAGAAAAACCATTCATGCGTGTACAATCTGTGGTAAGATGTTTCCGTCACAATCAAAACTCGACCGGCATACGCTTATTCATACTGGTCAGAGACCTTTTAAATGTGTCCTGTGCAGCAAGTCTTTCCGACAGTCAACTCATTTAAAAATTCACCAACTCACccattcagaagaaaggccttttcagtgttgtttttgTCAAAAAGGATTTAAGATTCAAAGCAAACTTCTGAAGCATAAACAAATCCATACGAGGAATAAGACTTTTCAGCCTCTTTCATTAAAGATCAAGAGTCCAGAATTGTGCCCGCTACCTAATAAATTAAATTCAAAGCAGGATGGTTTTGAAAATGGTGATACGGGTGAATCTGAGGAGAACAATCCACTTGACGTCCACTCTATTTATATCGTTCCTTTTCAGTGCCCAGAGTGTGAAGAATGTTTTGAATCAGAGCAGATTCTCAACGATCACAAGTGTTTTCCTGCCGGAGGTGGCAAAATTCCAAGCAGGCTTAAAAGAAGCTACAACTATAAAACCACTGTTAAAAAAATCCTGGCCAAGCTTAAACATGCCGGGGGTAAGAAATTAGATAACTCGCGATCTGAGAAGAAAGTCCTTAAAACCAGTTTCTTGAAAAATTGTGATCTTGCTTCTGGTGAACAGGGCTCCGAACAAACTCAGAAAAGATTTATGGGTTCTCTTGGCAAATACGGAACACGTAAGACAGTtggcaataaaaagaagaaaacattgacTTGGCCGTTTTCTTGGCAAAAGCAATTCCAGACCCAAAATGTGGGGAAAAATTTGAAAGGTTTCTTCACAACACAAAGCTTGCTAACTATGGATAATTCGGTAAATAATAAAGACATGTCTGTCTGTGGTTCATCAGGTGAGGAATTCTTTGATAATTGTGAAATGCTTCAGTGTGGTTTTTCAGTTCCAAGTGAAAACATACATGCTGGACATAAAATGTGTCCTTGCGACAAATGTGAGAAAGTATTTCCCTCTATATCCAAACTACAAAGACACTATTTAATTCACACTGGACAGAGGCCTTTTGGCTGTAATGTCTGTGGGAAGTCTTTTAGACAGTCGGCTCACTTAAAAAGACATAAACTAACTCATATTGAAAAGATTCCTCATAGACGATCTCTTTGCCAAGTAGAATTTGAAAATTTGAACAAACTTTTCAGTCATCCAGGTGATAATGTTAACTGTAACACTTCCCAACAATATCAGGCTCTTGGTTTCCAAAAATATGAGGTCTCAGAGTCAGACCAAATgtcagaaataaaagttaaggcAGAATCAGAGGATTTCATTCTTGGTACCCACTGTAGGAACAGACAGCCCTGTCTCTCCAGCACACGTCTGGAATCGGAGCAGAGTCGTCACAGCCGTTGTAGCTCTTCGGGGCGTACTGAGAGGAATGACGGCCTCCTTTACCAATGCAGTGTTTGTTCTAAAAGTTTCAGATCTCCATCTAAACTGGAAAGACACTATCTAATTCATGCAGGGCAGAAGCCATTTGAATGCTCAGTTTGTGGCAAAACATTCAGACAGGCTCCTCACTGGAAGAGACATCAACTTACTCACTTTAAAGAACGACCACAAGAGGAAATGGTTGTCCTAAATTCAGTCATGTAGCTGATGCAATCACTAACACATTTGTGGTCTATGATGATCTTGTTTTTAAAACCTGTGTCATTTAAGATGGGTTGTTATGAAAAGGCCTGCCTTAGATTGAATGATTTTGTAGGCAGTTGCTTGTCCTGCATGATAACATAATATACAGAAAATTAGTACCATACTCTAGGGATAGCCAAATTAATTTTTAGAGGGAAGAATATGGTTTAATGCTGGAAAGTAACCATTTATTTTGTTTGGATATTATAAGCATATACTTTGGCTATATGAAAGTGTTGTAAATCCATGATGCTGTATAAATGACTCAGcctcattcattttttaaaaattattctgtaAGACATGCCATCTCCTTTAAGACAGACTCAGAAGATTGAGAGGCAAAAATTGGTTCTTACCTGCAGTTAATAGCCCCACTGTGTTTCATTTGCTTTATGTTTAACATGAAAGCATAATTTTGTCCACCTGCGGTGCAGATTCCAGAGCAGACTTTCCTTCTTGAGTGAAAAAATACAGAGAGGTAATAGATGTGAAAATGGCTGAGAAAGTTACCGCACTATTTTCATTAGTGTCTTCAAAGCCGTTTATGTTTAGGACTTGGTGGTTGTTTCAGCTTTTCCTCAGGTGATGAGAATtgtttcgggttttttttttttttttttctttttgccctcaAGCTGTGGTTGTCTTtcccaaaagaattttaaaagtagGATAGAGGCCAGGATGTACCTGTTTATTTGCCATGTTCACTTGCCTGTATATTTTCCAAGTGCCATAATCGTCTTGTTAACATGTATGCAGTTTTATCTTCTCAGAGGAATAAATCGTGGATTTGCTTACTAATAGTTGACAACAGTGGCAGCAGACTTAAGACTCTTCACCTGGAGACCTAATCTCCAGAAGACTTTTACATTGACTTTAGTAAAACATTTCATGCCTCTTTAATTGAGTAGTCCTACGATTTACCTAAGCCTTTAATGTTAAGTTTGATCAAATAGCAGTGGTCCAGTTTTAGTTTTTATTCTtgtaatgctaaaaaaaaaaaaaagttgttttgacCCTTATTAAATTATTGTTCCGTTAATAGGGTAATGAATTATTCCTGTGTAGAAATAAGATGTGCATATTATTGAGGCTGTCATTTTTCTGAACAGAGTTGGCATGATGTGGGAAATTCTTAATCCTGAGCCATAAGGGATTTATCCCACAAACTGTCCTTCACGTTTGCCCTTCTTTGTAAAATCTTTAATTACAATTTTTGGAAATAACCATGATATttctgcaaaaggacaaaaagatgAGTCtttatcctaaaaaaaaacaaagcacgcTTAAATATGGTGAAAAACCCTATTGAGAATATGGATAAATGAACAAaatttgggggtgggtggggagatCTGTTTATTAATGCAAGTGAATTCTATGTGACCTGGGTTTAATGTGCAGAGATGAAAAATGACAATAAAGGTAAAATGCCCAGTGATGtgcaaatgtgtttttttttttaaaagcattcgGATAGAGACATCCAGCTAAAGCAGAAGGTGATTAATTATATGCTTTACAGAAGAACTTCTCTTAGGTTTTCTAGAAATGCGCCCCTCCAGTGCAGCAAGATGATGGTTTACAGGATTTGCTTTATGCAGAAATTTCAGGAACACATCTATTGCATCAAAACAAGAAGTGACTAGTTCATTTTTCCAAGAATGCTTACATAaatattcaagttttttttttttccttaatgtgtCTGAAATTATGTATTTGGGTGTTTTCCTAAGCTATTTATGTAACTTTATTTGAAGGAGTTGTCTTATATTCTAACAGTGTTGTGCTTGTATGATTCTGAGACTTTGTTTGCCTAAGTGATACTACTATACTTTTTTGTCCATGCCTTTTTATGCTGTTTCATATTGAAAGTTGGAATATTGTAAAAATTTTGTCAAAGATGTACTGTAGTGCTATTTGAGTACCTGTATCAAAATACTCATAACTTTATTATTATTGCAAGCTTCTTGTGGAAACTTTAtaggaataaaaataaactgtACAGTCATATGAAGAAGATTAAACATTAGGTGTTAAATAACAGTTTGCTGCATGTTAGAACTGTTAGTATTGTTAAATCAATTACGTTGATTTCCTTAAAACACAAACTTTATATAAATATCTTTAAAGAGAACTAGAAGAATTTTGTATTTGGGTGCTTCCAGGCCATAGCATGACTATTTACTGAAATAGTTTGATTGGCTGAGTTAGTGGAATTACTGTCCCTTGTTTTGTACTGCAGTAGTGCCTACCATTTTTGCGTGAAAATGTGTCTGTTAAAGTGTATCATAGATGGTGGTTAAATCCTtgaaaaattcaaattttagaatatttttaaaaataaagtttcaagTTAcacagtttggatttttttttggttaagcaaAAAAACCACATAATCCTGTACCGAATGCCAGACATTTCCCTGGGCCCACTCCAGTCCATCTTCCACACACTGAACTTCCTGACAGGAATATATTTTACTTCTGTTTCAGATTATATTTCTTTGATGGTCCCTTATCACCTACAAAAGACTATATTAACTCCATTGCATATCATATGATCCGCTTGCCCATTCGCCCTCTCTGGCTTTCCTCTCCAGATTTGTACTGAAGACATATAGAATCAGTTCTTCTAATACATATGATCATTCTTGTTGCCTCTATTTTGTCTGTTGTtttgtgcccttgagtcgattctgacttacagcgaccctgtagagcagagtagacctgccccacagggtttcctaggctgcaaatctttatgggaacagatttccatgtcttctctcccacagagctactgatggattcaaacctctgatctttcggttagcagctgagagcttaaccattgcaccaccaggctccttccgTCTTTTCCACCTTATGTTAAATTGGACACAGACTTTCATACTCTGTTCCAAAAAGATATTTAGTTGAGTTGGGTTTTATTCATGTCTCTTGACTTCCATAATTATAGGAGAAAACAGAAGTACCAGTGATTTTCTTTTCGCTTAAAACTGACCTGCAGAAAATACAGATTTCAATTTACATACCATGTAAGACAACCAATTAGAATTGCAGACATTTTTAGAACATAGCAACAATCTTTGAAGTCTGGGTATCTTACAAGACCTTTTTTTGTTCAAAATAACATTTGGAAAGACTATCATAAGATGCAGAATGCTATCTGCTTTCCAGAAGCTGCTGGGAAAGAAGGAATCCCTATCTTGTTGAGATTTCTCCTATTGCCAGTTAGAAGGGCTTAGAATTTCAGTGCTAAGTGCTGGAATTCCATTAGAActaaacaaaaggaaagagaaaatggtaGAATGGTATTAAATGGAATATGGAACGTGCAATATTTTGCATCTACTACTTTGGCAAACTTTTATTCATTCCTTGAAGTTTGTGCTTAAATTCTACTTTATCCAGAAGGCTTTCTGGTTTACCCACTCTCTGTGCTCCCACTACCTTTCGTTCATAACTCCATTATCACTGCTCATTTTCCCCCAGACCAGGGATTTTCAGGCTTTTGTGTGCATCAGAGTCACTTAGAGGGCTTATTAGCTTACGGGCCCTCGccctcagagtttctgattaGGTGTCTGGGGTTAGGCTCAAAATTCACATTTATAtcaagttctcaggtgatgctgcAGCAGTGAGACTGCGCTTTGAGAACCGCTGGACTCAACTACATGCCTCTGAAAAACAAGGGGATGTGTCTTTATGTTTTATAACAGAGGGCTTGATACAGGATCTGGCAAACATTAGGTCCTCAAATGTACATTAAAtttataaaggaagaaatgaatgaatgaaacagttATTCCAAACTTTTACACTCCCCTTAAATCTGTAACTTCACTGAGATCCTTCCACTCAGAGGGTGAGCTTACTTTCTACTTTGTTACACGAACAGTGAACTTCCCTCCTCTTCACTCCAAAATGTCTCTGTCTtgtcctctctttttctctccgtCTTCCTTAGAATAAAAATGTTCCTCCAAAATGAGCCCTGCTGGGTTCCtccaaaaggagtcctggtggcataaacatttaagcactcgactgctaaccaaaaggttttagttcaaacctacctagctgctccgcaggaggaaggcctggtgatacacttctctaaagattacagccaagaaaaccctatggggcactcctactctgtcacttggggtcgccgtgagttggaatcaacttgatggcacttgacAACAATCATCTTTCTGAGGCCAGCTTTCCCTTGCCCTCTTTCCCCTTAGACCCCTCTTTCTTCTGGCAtctttagtttttccatttccatttgtcccttCCCCTCTACTAAAATCGAGAACAACAACCAcctctatttaaaaaagaaagtttccTGTATTCAATTCTAGCAACAGGTCCTAAGGAGTCTAAACCCATCACAATACGCATATCTCCTTGTCATCATGGTTGTTTTGGTATAGGTAATCCAGATCTAAACCAGTGAATGCATACCATTACACTGGCCAGAGTAATTGGCTTGGAGGTGAGCACTGACCTAAGTTGATCAGATCATAGTGAAACCTAGTACTTAATGATTGAGGAAGGAGAAGTATGTAGAAGAGAAGCCCATAATTGCAATGACCATTTGGTACCATGAGGAATGCTAGCCTGGGGATGAAGTTCCACATGCCCATCTGGTGGGCAAAGCCAAAGAATCACAGAAAAATGGAACGGGAAGCCTGATCAAAATGCCAGAAGCCTAGCATCACtaaacttttaaatttatttttaaaaagatttcctTGTTTAAGCCAATTGGAATTAAATTGTTtttcacacaacaacaacaacatcaaaatacCCCAGCTAGGAATGGCCGCCAATGGTCTCCTAGTTACCAAATCTCATGGTTTTTTGATTTCTGGTCTTTCGGATTTCTTTGAAGCATCTGACACTGTTGCCTTTTAAAACCCTTCATTTTGACTGCCTGATTCCTTTAGCcaatttccttatttataaaacagAGGAAAACCATAAAATACACATATTAGGATTTTACAAATATCAAAACCTACCAGTCAAAAACTTGGCTGAGAGAAGTGatatgataggtagatagacagatgatagggagagaaattttttttttctgtattttgccATAAATCCGCTAGGTATTGTAAATTAAAATCATTCACATAGATCAGCAGAAAGCTACCTATGACTTGGAGCTTATTGGCTTAATATGCTCACTACCTATTGGCCACAAAAACATGAGATAAATTACGAATCTAATAAATATGTAAATTGACAAACTGCTTATCAGCACCTGGATCTTCTGCTACCTCAGGCTGTATCTAGAGAAATAGAAGCATCTTTTCTCTGAAAACCTGttatgctctgttttctctatcgTGCTATTAATATTTCAGTACCCTTTCACTTATGTAGGatgaatttctctttatcttgtCAGTATCTTGTACATTTATTCCTCCTGCTTCATTTTTACTGGCAAAACTCAAATTTAGGCCTTTTAAAAAATCTCCCAGCTAGTATTCCCATTCCCATGCTATCTACTTCGACCCATCTAACATACCACTAAGAAGTCATTTTCCAAAAATATATTTCCAATCAATGGCTTTCCATTGCCTTCCATGATGAATACACTCCCCTTTCAAGGCATTCGAGACATCAAGCCTTATCTATCATTCACTACTAACATGgccctggaggagccctggtggcacagtggttaaagcagtcggctgctaactgaaaggtcagtggtttgaaaccaccagcaactcctcaggaaaaaggtgcggcagtctacttccatacagGTTTGgatctatgagttagaattgactaatATTCTCCCAGCATGGCCTGCTTCTGTGGCTTTATCTGTgctgtgactatactaaaaatATTGTATCAAAATCTAATCTTTCAAGATTCATCATAAAAGCCGTTTAGAAAATCTTATTTTACCTCCTGTTTTACAGACACAATATATGGAAATAAAATGTCAATAGATATTACTATGTATACAAAATCTGTTGCGTCTAAAATTGTGATCACTCATGTAAATTTTTATCTCTAGCTCTATAAACAAACTTTATACAACAGCATGTAGAAGGCGCTAAAAAAGGACTTTGCATTGAATCTCCATATCgaagactttttttgtttgtttttacctccCTGATTGCATATTTACAGTATAAAATGTAAATAAGTCTCCTCTCTcctgtcctttcttccttcctggagGCAACAGTGTTACCTGTTTCTTGTATGTGTTCATCAAGGGACAGTTCACTAAAGCTACATGTTTAATTTATGTATGGATTTGGAAATGGTAGGCATTCCTGTTCAATAGGTGTCCATTCAAACTCAGTAATAAGAAAGCaggcaatccaattaaaaatgggtgaaagatatgagcagacactttcCCAAATAAAATCTATGGATGTCAAATAAGCccaagaaaagatgctcaacattagggaaatgcaaattaaagctgcAGTGTGGTACCATTACATATcttttagaatggctaaaattaaaagtaGCTGAATATAGCTGGAATATATAAACTATTTACATCAAAGATATTCAGTTATCTCTGATGTCATATTTATAATTTCCACAACATGTAACAGCCACCAGACTACAATATCTGTAGTTCTAAGCAAACCAAGCAACCAAAAAAGCAATTACTATATGCTGAGCAGCCACCCATGCCAAACAGCCTGTACACTTTAATATCTGAACTCTTTAATATCTCCCAACAACTGAAAAATAGATATTATTTGCTCAATtttataatcagagaaactgaaaCTCAGGGAGATTAAATATTAAGTGATTTGTCCAACTTTACGTAAGTTATTAAGTGGCACAGTTGGCGTTTGAATTCAGATCTGCCCAGTTTCAGATTCTGTGTTCTTATTATGACCCACTCTCCTTCATGATCATTCAGTAttagatatttttggtttcacaTGTGATATAGGCTGAATAACACCTCATGGACTTGACTAACACTTGCTAGCCACTCTGAAACAACTGTGTGAGGCCCTAGCAGACTTGCACAGGACGTTCTGttatctttattttctaaatGCTTGGTAAATGTGCATCA from Elephas maximus indicus isolate mEleMax1 chromosome 10, mEleMax1 primary haplotype, whole genome shotgun sequence includes:
- the ZNF770 gene encoding zinc finger protein 770 translates to MTAENNFKMLKIQQCVVANKLPRNRPYICNICFKHFETPSKLARHYLIHTGQKPFECEVCHKTFRQLVHLERHQLTHNLPFKCNICQRHFKNLKTFVKHQQLHNETFQNDVKQVRRLTEAKQEKPVYGVYRTFTTEERWTLHPCSKPDTAYNPTRRRKTIHACTICGKMFPSQSKLDRHTLIHTGQRPFKCVLCSKSFRQSTHLKIHQLTHSEERPFQCCFCQKGFKIQSKLLKHKQIHTRNKTFQPLSLKIKSPELCPLPNKLNSKQDGFENGDTGESEENNPLDVHSIYIVPFQCPECEECFESEQILNDHKCFPAGGGKIPSRLKRSYNYKTTVKKILAKLKHAGGKKLDNSRSEKKVLKTSFLKNCDLASGEQGSEQTQKRFMGSLGKYGTRKTVGNKKKKTLTWPFSWQKQFQTQNVGKNLKGFFTTQSLLTMDNSVNNKDMSVCGSSGEEFFDNCEMLQCGFSVPSENIHAGHKMCPCDKCEKVFPSISKLQRHYLIHTGQRPFGCNVCGKSFRQSAHLKRHKLTHIEKIPHRRSLCQVEFENLNKLFSHPGDNVNCNTSQQYQALGFQKYEVSESDQMSEIKVKAESEDFILGTHCRNRQPCLSSTRLESEQSRHSRCSSSGRTERNDGLLYQCSVCSKSFRSPSKLERHYLIHAGQKPFECSVCGKTFRQAPHWKRHQLTHFKERPQEEMVVLNSVM